A single window of Rickettsiella endosymbiont of Dermanyssus gallinae DNA harbors:
- the lapB gene encoding lipopolysaccharide assembly protein LapB, with amino-acid sequence MLELLFLLLPFAAASGWYAAYYHFSHSTCDKKNDFNREYLLGLNYLLNEQADKAVDTFIKILEVDTETVETHLALGVLFRRRGEIDRAIRLHQNLIDRPQLPQSQKIQALLALGQDYYYGGLLDRAERLFFEVATNEEDNNNEYTRVALRYLLEIYQQQKRWEVAIKNAKKISKWEPRIIKNIAHYYCELAFNTLKNESSSKEAITFLEQALKYDPSCVRASLMKGEIAIKAGKWENAIQIYQSIKKQDPDYITETLTPLSQCYLKRESGEADWLNYLYTTLSEYSKISICLAIVKLIQEKDREKALQFLVQQLERSPSLQGLYYLIDLHLEEDNVCSEEKTEKYQQENNLATLKTLTAKLLKKKPIYRCLRCGFNSKFLDWFCPACRNWSTIKPDGI; translated from the coding sequence ATGCTGGAACTATTGTTTTTATTACTTCCCTTTGCAGCTGCTTCAGGCTGGTATGCGGCTTATTATCATTTTTCTCACTCCACCTGCGATAAAAAAAATGACTTCAATCGTGAATATTTATTGGGCTTAAACTATTTATTAAATGAACAAGCCGATAAAGCGGTTGATACCTTTATTAAAATCCTAGAAGTTGATACCGAGACCGTCGAAACACATTTGGCATTGGGTGTTTTATTTCGGCGTCGCGGTGAAATCGATCGTGCTATTCGACTACATCAAAACTTGATTGATAGACCCCAATTACCCCAATCACAAAAAATACAGGCGTTGTTAGCCTTAGGCCAAGATTATTATTATGGCGGATTATTAGATAGGGCAGAGCGTTTGTTTTTTGAGGTCGCAACCAATGAAGAGGATAATAATAATGAATATACCCGAGTTGCATTACGTTATTTATTAGAGATCTACCAACAACAAAAACGTTGGGAAGTCGCCATAAAAAATGCTAAAAAAATTTCTAAATGGGAACCGCGTATTATTAAAAATATTGCCCATTACTATTGCGAGCTAGCATTTAACACACTAAAGAATGAATCCTCATCCAAAGAAGCTATCACGTTCCTCGAGCAAGCGCTTAAATATGATCCAAGTTGTGTACGTGCGAGTCTAATGAAAGGTGAAATAGCGATCAAAGCAGGAAAATGGGAAAATGCCATTCAGATATACCAAAGCATTAAAAAACAAGATCCAGACTATATTACCGAAACGCTAACACCTTTAAGCCAATGTTATCTGAAACGCGAATCAGGCGAAGCGGATTGGCTTAATTATTTATATACCACCTTATCTGAATACTCAAAAATATCTATTTGTCTGGCTATTGTAAAATTAATCCAAGAAAAAGATAGAGAGAAAGCACTGCAGTTTCTAGTTCAACAATTAGAGAGAAGTCCTTCCTTACAGGGATTATATTACTTAATTGATTTACATTTGGAGGAAGATAATGTTTGCAGTGAAGAAAAAACAGAGAAATATCAGCAGGAAAATAATTTAGCGACCTTAAAGACACTTACGGCTAAACTATTAAAAAAAAAACCTATTTATCGTTGTCTACGTTGTGGATTTAATAGTAAATTTTTAGACTGGTTTTGTCCGGCTTGTCGTAATTGGAGTACGATTAAACCAGATGGTATATAA
- a CDS encoding IPT/TIG domain-containing protein — protein MYAHFFSKASRVIKLLLYSQILQIGVVGASPITELNALPSQQTVIHHMAAKKPEQTLSPQPASASSVVYVQARTKESLGVGSRGTLKKKPVLTKARPHALTNKKLQALKKKLKVHITGDEPPRSFNPADPLLKHQWNEEPAMSLSDLGYIESVAGPLAQLAKSGDLSNISLTSQQFGLSGPLSGGVSYSNVTGYFLNAQYILPLAEQVALGLLGEYGPGQYRLNGTIGYGFSPLSQLKVSGEYLNQRLSFQFDSGSVIHRLHQFAYGVRFRQVFESPYRPSISLGGYYARAANKDLPPVVFSVNGLNYLNERRIAGAISSGIDVGTELLLSRKTLLGGNLYFDRVRYGTQLTGATSRNRQGLGGGIKLEQLFGGSFKLWTEASVRNSYDSYGAGASWLPLSKQLGVELSVLGQHVVFHDSMQSNSNVSLQVKWLPGTNLNYDEYFDSKQKQLSNVSHWVKAPAVYMPQVLAIVEQITRLSSLTISKLNPNNGPVAGGNIVTITGSNFVQGLKVFFGGQLAKVIELFSPTMLTVEVPGMAGSTTTKSVDVVIESPDNQQAIMNNGYTYNNLPSITNLAPRNGPVAGGTSVTITGTSFSGASSVMFGGAAARINNVSPDGTQLTVIAPASTASAAVQVIVTAYGGVSVANPPATTYTYVGAPTVTDITPATGPLQRLFERVPVTISGDRFCCKAQTDRALWRQGQGKGMCR, from the coding sequence ATGTATGCTCATTTTTTTAGTAAGGCCAGCCGTGTAATAAAATTATTGCTATATAGTCAAATATTACAGATAGGGGTTGTAGGTGCCTCACCGATAACCGAACTCAACGCGTTACCTTCTCAGCAGACTGTTATTCATCATATGGCTGCAAAAAAGCCAGAGCAGACTCTGTCTCCTCAACCCGCCAGCGCTAGTTCTGTAGTATATGTGCAAGCAAGAACAAAAGAGTCTCTGGGGGTAGGAAGCCGGGGAACATTGAAGAAGAAGCCCGTGCTAACAAAGGCTAGGCCTCATGCATTGACTAATAAGAAGCTACAAGCTCTTAAAAAGAAGTTAAAAGTGCATATTACAGGGGATGAACCGCCTCGAAGTTTCAACCCCGCGGATCCCCTATTAAAGCATCAATGGAATGAAGAGCCCGCGATGTCTCTAAGCGACCTAGGCTATATAGAGTCTGTAGCGGGGCCGTTAGCCCAGTTGGCCAAAAGTGGGGACCTATCGAATATCTCTTTAACAAGCCAACAATTTGGATTAAGCGGTCCTTTAAGTGGGGGAGTAAGTTACAGTAATGTGACAGGATATTTTCTGAATGCCCAATATATTCTACCTTTAGCCGAGCAAGTTGCTTTAGGGCTATTGGGCGAATATGGTCCTGGTCAGTACCGTTTGAATGGAACCATTGGATATGGGTTTTCACCGCTGTCACAACTTAAGGTGAGTGGAGAGTATTTGAACCAGCGTTTGTCTTTTCAATTTGATTCGGGCAGCGTTATACATCGACTGCATCAGTTCGCCTACGGTGTGCGGTTCCGACAAGTGTTTGAATCGCCCTATAGGCCAAGTATTAGCCTAGGAGGCTATTATGCCAGGGCTGCAAATAAAGATCTACCACCTGTGGTATTCAGTGTGAATGGTTTGAATTATTTGAATGAACGGCGCATAGCAGGGGCAATCAGCTCCGGCATCGATGTTGGAACGGAGTTGCTATTAAGTCGGAAGACCTTACTGGGTGGGAATCTGTATTTCGATCGAGTTCGTTACGGTACGCAATTAACGGGAGCTACCAGCCGAAATCGGCAAGGGTTAGGAGGGGGAATTAAGCTAGAACAATTATTTGGAGGGAGTTTTAAACTATGGACAGAGGCTTCTGTACGGAATAGCTATGACAGCTACGGGGCGGGGGCAAGTTGGTTGCCATTATCTAAACAATTAGGAGTGGAATTAAGTGTGTTGGGCCAGCATGTGGTTTTCCACGATAGCATGCAGAGTAATAGCAACGTCAGTTTACAGGTAAAGTGGTTGCCAGGTACTAACCTGAATTATGATGAATACTTTGATTCGAAGCAAAAACAGTTATCTAACGTGAGCCATTGGGTGAAAGCGCCCGCAGTGTACATGCCTCAGGTGTTAGCGATAGTAGAACAGATAACGCGTTTATCCTCACTGACTATCAGCAAACTTAACCCAAATAATGGACCTGTAGCGGGAGGTAATATTGTCACGATTACGGGGAGTAATTTTGTCCAAGGGTTAAAGGTATTTTTTGGCGGACAGTTAGCGAAGGTTATTGAGTTGTTCTCACCGACGATGCTAACGGTGGAAGTGCCGGGTATGGCTGGATCGACAACGACAAAATCTGTTGACGTGGTGATAGAGAGTCCTGATAATCAGCAAGCTATAATGAATAATGGGTATACGTATAATAATTTACCTAGTATCACGAACTTAGCGCCTCGTAATGGGCCTGTAGCGGGAGGTACGTCGGTAACGATTACGGGTACCAGTTTTAGTGGGGCAAGCAGCGTGATGTTTGGCGGTGCTGCCGCTAGGATTAATAACGTGAGTCCTGATGGCACCCAACTTACCGTTATCGCACCGGCGAGTACTGCTAGCGCGGCGGTACAAGTGATAGTTACTGCATACGGAGGTGTCAGTGTAGCCAATCCACCTGCGACAACCTACACCTATGTGGGCGCGCCGACGGTGACGGATATCACGCCTGCTACAGGCCCTCTCCAACGTTTGTTTGAGCGCGTTCCTGTCACGATAAGCGGTGACAGGTTTTGTTGCAAGGCCCAAACCGACCGTGCTCTGTGGCGGCAAGGGCAAGGAAAAGGAATGTGCAGGTAA